CATTACCCATTTCCACCCCGCGAGACCGCCCACATCATGCATCATCAGGATTGCGCCCGTGAGCGGGCCAGAGAACAGAAAAGCGCTGGCGGTTGCACTCAACACCATTGCGGTGGCGCGTCCCCGCCAGGCATTTGGCACCCATTGACGGAAATAGAACAGAACGCCAGGGAAGAAGCCCGCCTCAGCTACGCCGAGCAGGAAACGCAGCAGATAGAAATGCAGCGGCGTGCTAACAAAACCGGTAAGCACCACCACCATTCCCCAGGTGATCATAATGCGCGTGAGCCAGACGCGTGCGCCGAGTTTTTTCAGCATCATATTGCTGGGCACTTCAAACAGCGCATAGCCAATAAAGAACAGCCCCGCGCCTAAGCCGAAAGCAGCGGCGCTGATACCGGCATCGGTTTGCAGTTCGGCTTTGACGAAGCCAATGTTGGCGCGGTCAATCTGATTAACGATAAGCATCAGCGCCAGCATCGGAATAATGCGGCGGAAAAATTTGCCGATGGCAGAAGCGATATGCGCCTCGTGATCGGCTGATAATTCATGGAGTTGTTGTGTCATGCGTCACCTTTAGGGGAGAAAAACACCGCTATAGGTATACGCAGCACAGTTGGATAGCAGTTATGTGTTTTTGCCCTGGAACACTTAGGCAAATGCCATACAGTTATTAAATTTCATGAGGTTATGTAAATTTACGTCGTAGAGTTTCGTGCTGGTTTGTGCGCTGGCTCACTCGGGCAGTATGTTTGCTTCTGGCACAAAGCGGTCGAATGAAGTCCGCTTTGTGCCAGAAGCGGACATTTGTGAATCGAGGTGTTGTGATAGATGTTGTGTTTAATTCCGGAGACAGCTCACCAGTGTTAATAGCAGCGTATGCTGTCAGTTGATAAAAACTTCTGCCACCATGAAAATCCACATTAAAGTACCCACCATCAAAAATAACTTTAATATATTATCGCTCAAAGGAAAATGATAGGTCGCAGCCAGGCCTCTTTTTCGGGCGACAAGAAGTAAAACCGGCGGTAGCAACACTGCCCATATAACAAGTGCTATGCCAGCATAGGAAATGGCAAGCAGAAAACCATCAGGCTTGATAATACAAAACAGAGCCGGAGGTAAATACGTCAAAAGAACAGGTAACATTTCATTTTTCTTCGCCATCCGGTTTTTCAATAAGTCACGAAAGTAATCACACAAACCTAACGAAGCTGAGAGCAAAGAAGATAATATGGCAAACATTGCGAAAAAAACCAGAATTACTTCCATTGATGCTACCGCTTTCGCTCCTTCAATCATTCTGATAAAAGGACCTATATTACCGCCGGAACGCTTGATTTCTGCAAAGGTGGCCTTATCAACCACACCCATATTTAGACAGCGATCCCGCAATAATAATTCTGTCGTCCAACTTGTTGTCGAGGCATTCCATTACATAACCGGAGCCGTTTTCACCGAAGATAGAGGTTCCATGAGCATCATCAATATAAGCATAACCATTATACTTACTGATTAACTGCGTCAGAAACTTAACCGGTGCCACGCCGCCCATAGAGCCTACACTATCAGAGATAGATATCGGCGTAAGGCCATTATCAAAGGCAAACTTAAATGCATCTTCTATTTTTTTGTGATCTTGGAAATCTATACGCACCACATCGCCAAATTGCTGCAACAGGCCCCGATTAATTTGTAAGGTAGCGTGCGCTGTTTTCTCAAGTATGAAGTAAGGTTTATTGATAAAAGTGTATTTTGGCAATATTCCTGATGCCAGTAATGGCAAAACCGCGATATGACAAGGCGTCACCGCATTGAAAGTAAGGGTGCATGCACCTTTCATTATGGCGCTTAGTTTACTTTCAATGTCCCTAAAAATGTCTGGTTTAATTCGCGTTCTTGCCACCGAAAGTTGTACACCAAAGCGCTCCATTGCTTCATATACAGCCACTTTAAGTTTTTTGTGCGTTTCAATACCAAGATAAGAGCAGGACACAAACTCGATCATTTCCCTGCCATCATCGAGTCTGATTTTTTTCCCTCTCTTTCAGTGACAATCAACTCATTGATGTTTTCCGAAAAAACACGTGTTTGATATTTTACGGATTTTTCAATTTTGTTTCTTTGCCAGTTCTGCACTTCGCTCTCCTTAAATAGCTAACTACCAGTAATGATAAAATCGCCAGAGATAATCCACTTATCCCCATCACTTTTTCAAACCCAATCCCTAAAGAAGTGGATTTTGTTACACAATAACTAATAACACCTGCACAGACAGTTTGCGTAAACCCGGTCAATGATGAAGCTACTCCCGTTTTATTACCTTTAATCTGCAATGCGGTGAAATGAGCGACTGGGTAATATGCACCTAATGTAAAATTGAACACAATAGCAGAGAGTAGATATAAAATAGGATCATAGTTTCCTATAATAAAAGGAACTAATGACAGTGCATTGATTCCAAAAAGTAAAAATGGGTTTGTGAATGCGTTAAGCTTTGAAGCCTGATTTCCTGCTATGAAAAAAAGAACAGAAAATGAGAAGACCAGTGAGTATTGAAAAGGCGTAAATTTTAAATTTTCTATAAAAATCACAGGCGTCAGCGTAATGAAACAAAAAAGCGAACTCAGGATCAAGGAAACCAAAGCCGTCCCCGAAAAAATTCGGTTGTCATAAAGCTGCCATTATATTCTTCAGACTTTTCTCCAGAACCAGGTAAACTTTTTGGGGCAAGAATGACTGTGATCATTCCAAAAATGAACATCGTTAAGAATATGTAGTTCCAGCTTACATAACCAAGCATAACACCACCCGCGAGCGGTGCGATCAGAGGAACTACCGCACTGGCAGAGGAAATATCAGATAGGGCTTTTTTTAAGCTTTCAGCTGGAAAACTATCTTTTGCGATAGCTCTGGATAATACCGGTCCTGCGCCAGCGCCTACGGCCTGTATAAATCTTCCTGCCATAAGTAAATAGATATCTTCCGCCATATAGCACAGCAAACTACCCGCTGAAAAAACGATAAAACCTGCCGTTATTGTTTTTATTTTTCCTAACCTTTCACTTACAAAGCCTACACATAATTGACTGATAGCATAAACGATAAGAAACCCGCTGACCGAAAGCTGAATAAGAGAATAATCAACCTGAAAAACTTTTTGCAGATTTGGCAGAGCCGGAACAATCATGTCGGTAGCCAGAGCTGACACAGATGCAGCCATTACAAGATATAAATACACTCGGTTCATAATCAAAATTAGCTTAAGTTCTAAAGAGCAATCAAACTATCAAAACAGCTTATAAATATCAATTTATCTTATGTAATCATAGTGCTATACAGCCTCCAGCTAAATAACCCTCCATTAAATTTAAAATAGCATAAAAATCAATAGAATATGAACTAACCGTACGAATAGCAATCAATTCTTCCAGATATTCTGTTTACGAAAAGAACAATTTAATCCCGGTAGAATTTCTATTTGTAAAATGATAATTACACAGATAATGCTACTAAATGGGGTGTTGTTAAGAATAATTAACCATAGAAGCAGGAATGACGATAGGTAATAAAATTATGATCAATTTTCAACCACTCGGAAGATAAAAATCTGCAAAAAAAGTGATTTGTTAACTTTACACTTTTATGTGACATTTTTATAACAAATGAAGATGAAATTATTGACTGGTAGAACCTCATATATTAAATGAGGTTATCTGATGTGTGATATACATGCTCACCTGATTTCAACGCAGATGAGTACGGCCCCTTCCCCTTCTTTATCGATGAAAGAGGACTTTATTTCCTGAAGTACCCCAACGCTTCCCGACAGGTACCACGTCCAGAAAGGCCGCCGCCTGGCCTGCCGCGCTCTCTGCCTCATCGGGAAGCGTCCGTGCCACTCAGCCTGACCACGCCACCAATAGTGACGCCGAATCCGGAAAGCGACTGTAATCTTCTCCTGGCCCGTGCTTCAAACGAGCGACAGGAAGGCTTCATCAGCAACCACTCCGGCGGGCGGATATTCCTGTTCCTGCAGACCGACGACTTCTGTCGCGACTATAACGCCATGAAAGCGAAGGGCGTCCACTTCTGCCAGGAGCCGCGAGAGGAGGAGTACGGGATGGTCGTTGTGTTTGAGGACATCTACGGCAACCGTTGGGATCTTTACCAGAACAAGCGAAATTAAATCACTGAGGGTCAGGTTACCAATGGGTAATCGTCAGCCAATACCAGATCCGATTTTCGCTCACAGGGGACCTCAGCTCAGCCAGTTTGTCCGCTTTGTGCCAGAAGCGGACGTTTAAGATTTGAATTTTTTCTTAGCTTACTGGTTCAGGAAAAATTACCATGAAGCATAACTTTCAATAACTTAACCGCTGCTCTGGATATATCGATCATATGCGTAAATTACAAAAACTTATTGCAGCCGAAAATACTCTTTCCTCACCCTCTTTCAGCCTCTCTTCGACAGCTATATCTTGTATCGCATCAAAATGTCGAAAGGATGAAGTTGCCGATGCACATATCCTGATAAAACAGCTCAAAGCTGAATTGGCCACAGTTTCTGACTGGGATGGTGATACACAGGATGATATCTGGAAGAGCATCGAACTATTTAGAGCCATCTTAGCAAAGGTGAGATAAGGCATGGCCTTCGTGTCCGCTTCTGGCACAAAGCGGAGCATTTTTCAAACCACATATTTCTACCTTAGCATTGGCTGACAAGAGACAATTAATTAATGGTCACAGTTGTTTTTAGAGTATTACTATTAATTAACCTCAGCAAGATTGACGCCGGTTGCATTTGGAAGGCAGAGCGCCGCAAGAATACCAACACAATAAGAAGTAATTGCCAGACTTCCCATTGCATAGCCCAGATGAATGTGGCTTGATAAGATACCTACCAGTGCCGGCATTAACGAGCCAAATCCGCGTCCAAAGCTGGCACAAAAACCTGCGCCGTTACCTCTGATATGGGTGGGATATAATTCTGAAAAAGCAGGTGTTAAACCGGAGGCCAGTCCGCCTTGTAATGCGCCGAGGAAAAAGCCCAGAACCAGGGTAATATCCATACTGACGTTTGCAAACATATACACGCTTACAACAATCATCTGACAAAGCAGGAAAAATATGACTGTCTTCCACCTGCCAAACTTATCACTTAACCTGCCATAAATGAAGGGTCCCAGAAGAGAGCCTAAAATGTTTATTGCTAAATATCCAGACATGGAAACTACTGGTAACCCCAGTTCCATACGCAAATAGGTGGGGAGCCAGGTTATCATTATA
This genomic window from Erwinia sp. E_sp_B01_1 contains:
- a CDS encoding aromatic amino acid transport family protein — encoded protein: MGVVDKATFAEIKRSGGNIGPFIRMIEGAKAVASMEVILVFFAMFAILSSLLSASLGLCDYFRDLLKNRMAKKNEMLPVLLTYLPPALFCIIKPDGFLLAISYAGIALVIWAVLLPPVLLLVARKRGLAATYHFPLSDNILKLFLMVGTLMWIFMVAEVFIN
- a CDS encoding MFS transporter, with product MSALATDMIVPALPNLQKVFQVDYSLIQLSVSGFLIVYAISQLCVGFVSERLGKIKTITAGFIVFSAGSLLCYMAEDIYLLMAGRFIQAVGAGAGPVLSRAIAKDSFPAESLKKALSDISSASAVVPLIAPLAGGVMLGYVSWNYIFLTMFIFGMITVILAPKSLPGSGEKSEEYNGSFMTTEFFRGRLWFP